A section of the Cenarchaeum symbiont of Oopsacas minuta genome encodes:
- a CDS encoding PEFG-CTERM sorting domain-containing protein → MNIHIAYAIFAVILVSPAYGINELPIVVYTDSDTYDHKSVISVTGSVNSIRVGTPVTYKIINPIESIVTVGQENVNSDGTFEFTLNTMGDNWKYDGKYTIHVQYGPSEINNWVIVNLIDGVMPSSEIPVAECSGMDIAISDKCIAYTLTSGKLVKTSHDDKSITLYLDTTDGSGSLELSKLDGVLLGTHTVLVDYQQWDDVEIDSNTVVVTYPAGTEIIEVYGTQVIPEFGAISAIILAIAITSVLAVTAKTRLGIQPKI, encoded by the coding sequence ATGAATATACATATAGCATATGCAATATTTGCTGTAATTCTAGTCTCTCCTGCATACGGAATTAATGAATTACCAATTGTCGTATATACTGACAGTGATACATATGATCATAAATCTGTGATATCTGTTACTGGAAGCGTAAACTCGATTAGAGTTGGTACTCCAGTTACATACAAAATTATAAATCCGATTGAATCTATTGTGACTGTTGGTCAAGAAAACGTCAATAGTGATGGGACATTTGAATTTACGTTAAACACAATGGGTGATAATTGGAAATATGATGGAAAATATACAATACACGTTCAATATGGTCCTAGTGAGATCAATAATTGGGTCATAGTAAACTTGATCGATGGTGTAATGCCATCATCGGAGATTCCTGTTGCAGAGTGTTCGGGCATGGATATTGCCATATCTGACAAGTGTATTGCATACACGCTTACTAGTGGTAAACTAGTTAAAACATCACATGATGATAAATCAATAACGCTGTATCTAGATACAACAGATGGCAGTGGATCACTTGAATTATCTAAACTAGACGGTGTTTTACTAGGCACACATACGGTGCTCGTTGATTATCAACAATGGGACGATGTAGAGATTGATTCAAACACAGTCGTGGTAACATATCCTGCTGGCACGGAGATTATAGAAGTATATGGTACACAGGTCATACCAGAATTTGGAGCCATATCTGCAATTATTTTGGCCATTGCCATAACTTCAGTGCTAGCGGTAACTGCAAAAACTAGACTTGGAATACAACCAAAAATCTAA
- a CDS encoding PEFG-CTERM sorting domain-containing protein yields the protein MLTVLVAMMVTGTAFGSAYAATSGISIMLESAEDKITYSGDTSSSIDITIQFIGIDGKKIIGADQITPDSDLKYTGDLLGINKLVDGSYTVKAFQSKSATASAKFTVASGMVVDIFDVQNTYTTSKSIQDKHTEPEVMMEEKGLILINASQVGTTMIMITGTTDKSDSISIVATSPNGNVVGIDQIPPSADGTFAINMAIGGNLGKQDGLYTITAQQGSNTQYKDEILIDIIDGVIVPEFGSAAIVVFVVAIVSIVAITSRSKLGIQQKL from the coding sequence ATGTTGACAGTTTTGGTTGCAATGATGGTAACTGGAACTGCTTTTGGTTCCGCATATGCGGCAACATCAGGCATATCTATAATGTTAGAATCTGCTGAAGATAAAATAACTTACAGTGGTGATACATCATCATCAATTGATATAACTATACAATTCATAGGTATAGATGGTAAAAAAATTATCGGTGCAGATCAGATTACTCCAGATTCAGATTTAAAATACACTGGAGATTTACTAGGTATTAACAAGTTGGTTGATGGATCATACACTGTTAAAGCATTCCAAAGTAAAAGTGCAACAGCTAGTGCAAAGTTCACAGTCGCTAGCGGTATGGTTGTAGATATATTTGACGTTCAAAATACATACACTACGAGCAAAAGTATCCAAGACAAACACACAGAGCCAGAAGTCATGATGGAAGAAAAAGGTCTGATTCTTATCAATGCCTCACAAGTAGGTACAACTATGATAATGATTACTGGAACTACAGACAAGTCAGATTCAATTAGCATCGTTGCCACATCTCCAAACGGCAATGTTGTGGGTATTGATCAGATACCGCCATCTGCAGACGGCACGTTTGCCATAAATATGGCAATAGGTGGTAACCTCGGCAAACAGGATGGATTGTATACTATAACTGCACAACAAGGATCTAATACACAGTACAAAGATGAAATATTGATAGACATTATAGATGGCGTCATAGTACCTGAATTCGGGTCTGCTGCTATAGTTGTATTTGTAGTGGCAATTGTCTCCATAGTTGCAATTACATCGCGCTCTAAACTAGGCATACAGCAAAAACTCTAG
- a CDS encoding Transposase, with protein MVVHTENSEEMCMLFENTKNYANCGARVRHAFEYAFDCMLDGYSSFEMPEMKRLIKRLVNATETLFAFIEHKDIPPTNNAAERALRDVVVRRKISCQIRGLGSMKRMSNFLTCILTWKAHGKNVFEEVLRIV; from the coding sequence ATGGTGGTGCATACAGAAAACTCTGAAGAAATGTGTATGCTGTTTGAGAATACCAAAAACTATGCCAATTGTGGTGCAAGAGTTCGACATGCGTTTGAATACGCATTTGATTGCATGTTGGATGGATATAGTAGCTTTGAAATGCCAGAAATGAAGAGGTTGATCAAACGGTTGGTAAATGCCACAGAAACTCTATTTGCATTTATTGAGCATAAAGACATTCCACCTACAAACAATGCTGCCGAGCGTGCATTACGGGATGTTGTGGTTCGCCGTAAGATAAGCTGTCAGATCAGAGGATTGGGATCTATGAAAAGAATGTCCAACTTTTTAACGTGCATTTTAACATGGAAGGCACACGGTAAGAACGTCTTTGAAGAGGTGTTACGTATTGTTTAA